The Thalassotalea piscium sequence GGACAAAACGAGAAAAATCAAAACCACCGACAACGGCACCAAGCCTTTATTGGGCTTACATTAACCTTGGGAAGTTAGCGGGTTGGCACGATTCAAAACGTAATGGCCGTGTCGGGTGGGAGCGATTATGGGAAGGATGGTTTAAATTGCAAACCATCCTTGAAGGCTATGAATTAGCCCAATCTCTTGATCTGAAAATGTGATCAAGAGACAGCGACTAGCGAGGCTTTGGATTCAAATAGGACGACATTACTCTCGTTTAAAAAAATTCAAATTTAACTTCCCATTTTTTCTAAAAATGTCAGTGTCAGAAGACTCCCCTTCTTCAATACTTTTTTTGATCCCCGAATAAGCGACTAAAAAAGCAATAACTAAAGAAGTCATTACAACCCCAATATACCCTAGCAAAACATTTGTAAGTTTCAGCTTCTCATCAGCACTAATGCCCACACTTAAAATAAATAAAGCTGACAACACCGCAAGGGTGAACCAGAACATGTACCTAAGCCCTTTAAGAAAAGCTGCATTAGATGTAGTTTTATTCATTAATTATTTTCCTTGATTTCATAATTGATTTTGTTCGCTGCAACACCCTCAGCAGTTTGAACTAATCCTTGACCAGTTTCAGTAATGGTTTTGTCTAATGCTTTCCTTCCAGTATCAACAGTAGGAGTTTTCATACCAGCTATTTTACTGATGACACCGAGTTTTCCTTTTGTCGCAGAAACTGTTGCTTTACCCGGTCCAGCGACAGCATTTAAAGCAGTTTCACCAGCGTTAGCGAAAGAACCTTCCGTATTTCCAGTTAATCCATCAGAGATCAAACTAGCAGTAGCTTGAGAAGTTGCATCTATTGTTGTGTTAGCTCCAACAGCTAAAGCTTTTTGACCGTAAGATAACCCTTTGCTGGCAATACTTAAACCTCCTGAAACAGTTCCCGCTACTCCCATTGCACCAACTTTCGTCCAGTTTGTTACACTACCTTCCGTGGCGATTTGACTAAACGCTTCAACAGCAGCCCCTACAACACCACCAACAATAAAGTTTAACCATTTACCAGATGGATCGTTATGATTTATCGGATCATTCCCAACATAAGCATAGAGATTCATCTGGTCTTCATAACCCACGGAATAAGTTCTGGGACATCCATATATTTTATAATAGACAATACTTTATATAAATAGCTCCGCCAATCAAAGACGATGATATAAACTTTGCTTACCTATTAATAAGTTCTGGGACATCCATATATTTTATAATAGACAATACTTTATATAAATAGCTCCGCCAATCAAAGACGATGATATAAACTTTGCTTACCTATAAATTTATTAAGCTAACCTAGCTTGTAAAGAAACAAAACAGTCAATTTTACCCACACGAATATCAGCGAGACGCTGCTTAGGAGTTGGTATTTATTTAGTTTGGTGGTTTCAGTGGAATATTAACGCTTGCTGTCGATGTCCACCCACCCATCGCCTACCTGTGTGGGCAGCAAAAGTATTAAGCTCTGCTAGCGAGCCAACTGCTTGATGATATTTTTTACCAAAATGCTCGGCAAGCATTAACCAATCGTCACTATCGATACCTAAAGCCGTTAACAATGGGCAAAATTTTTCATTAATCTTACCGCGCTTATCTTCTCTGATAATTTTTCCTGTTTCTTCGATTAGCGTTAAATAATCAAGCAAGGAGAACGCTATTCCTTTAGCTGAGCTTTTATGCTCGTTACCAATAAAGCCTAGCAAAGGTTTAGCAGTAAATGGCAAGGTCTCTTTATTATCAACATCGCTGGCTTTGTCATGAATACGTTCAAAAATAGAGGTATATTGTGCTGTTTGTACCGTATCTGCCATTTTCGCTCTTATCGGGTTTAAGTCCACATAGGCCATGCAAGCAAGTACAGCTTTTTCATCAAGCAGCGCTTGTGATTTAAACCGCCCTTCCCAGAATCTGCCTTTGCAGTTATCTTCATTATTAGCTTTGCGGGCAATATACTCATTAAGGTTACGCATTAGCCAAGATAAATCACTTAGACGGCTTCGCCATTGCTTGATAATCTCTTGGGCTGTATCAATTTCAGCTTGGCAGCTACTCGTGCCTTTTTGTAAGCGTTCAACCAGTGGGTGGTTATGGTAAAGCTGCTGCCAGCGCTGACAAACCTCTTCGTCACTCCAAGCCAGAGCTTCATTTTCATCAACATACACAACAAGATGATAATGGTTCGACATAACGGCATAAGCCGCTACATCAATGGCAAAAACTAATAAGTTCTGGGACATCCATATATTTTATAATAGACAATACTTTATATAAATAGCTCCGCCAATCAAAGACGATGATATAAACTTTGCTTACCTATAAATTTATTAAGCTAACCTAGCTTGTAAAGAAACAAAACAGTCAATTTTACCCACACGAATATCAGCGAGACGCTGCTTAGGAGTTGGTATTTATTTAGTTTGGTGGTTTCAGTGGAATATTAACGCTTGCTGTCGATGTCCACCCACCCATCGCCTACCTGTGTGGGCAGCAAAAGTATTAAGCTCTGCTAGCGAGCCAACTGCTTGATGATATTTTTTACCAAAATGCTCGGCAAGCATTAACCAATCGTCACTATCGATACCTAAAGCCGTTAACAATGGGCAAAATTTTTCATTAATCTTACCGCGCTTATCTTCTCTGATAATTTTTCCTGTTTCTTCGATTAGCGTTAAATAATCAAGCAAGGAGAACGCTATTCCTTTAGCTGAGCTTTTATGCTCGTTACCAATAAAGCCTAGCAAAGGTTTAGCAGTAAATGGCAAGGTCTCTTTATTATCAACATCGCTGGCTTTGTCATGAATACGTTCAAAAATAGAGGTATATTGTGCTGTTTGTACCGTATCTGCCATTTTCGCTCTTATCGGGTTTAAGTCCACATAGGCCATGCAAGCAAGTACAGCTTTTTCATCAAGCAGCGCTTGTGATTTAAACCGCCCTTCCCAGAATCTGCCTTTGCAGTTATCTTCATTATTAGCTTTGCGGGCAATATACTCATTAAGGTTACGCATTAGCCAAGATAAATCACTTAGACGGCTTCGCCATTGCTTGATAATCTCTTGGGCTGTATCAATTTCAGCTTGGCAGCTACTCGTGCCTTTTTGTAAGCGTTCAACCAGTGGGTGGTTATGGTAAAGCTGCTGCCAGCGCTGACAAACCTCTTCGTCACTCCAAGCCAGAGCTTCATTTTCATCAACATACACAACAAGATGATAATGGTTCGACATAACGGCATAAGCCGCTACATCAATGGCAAAAACTAATAAGTTCTGGGACATCCATATATTTTATAATAGACAATACTTTATATAAATAGCTCCGCCAATCAAAGACGATGATATAAACTTTGCTTACCTATAAATTTATTAAGCTAACCTAGCTTGTAAAGAAACAAAACAGTCAATTTTACCCACACGAATATCAGCGAGACGCTGCTTAGGAGTTGGTATTTATTTAGTTTGGTGGTTTCAGTGGAATATTAACGCTTGCTGTCGATGTCCACCCACCCATCGCCTACCTGTGTGGGCAGCAAAAGTATTAAGCTCTGCTAGCGAGCCAACTGCTTGATGATATTTTTTACCAAAATGCTCGGCAAGCATTAACCAATCGTCACTATCGATACCTAAAGCCGTTAACAATGGGCAAAATTTTTCATTAATCTTACCGCGCTTATCTTCTCTGATAATTTTTCCTGTTTCTTCGATTAGCGTTAAATAATCAAGCAAGGAGAACGCTATTCCTTTAGCTGAGCTTTTATGCTCGTTACCAATAAAGCCTAGCAAAGGTTTAGCAGTAAATGGCAAGGTCTCTTTATTATCAACATCGCTGGCTTTGTCATGAATACGTTCAAAAATAGAGGTATATTGTGCTGTTTGTACCGTATCTGCCATTTTCGCTCTTATCGGGTTTAAGTCCACATAGGCCATGCAAGCAAGTACAGCTTTTTCATCAAGCAGCGCTTGTGATTTAAACCGCCCTTCCCAGAATCTGCCTTTGCAGTTATCTTCATTATTAGCTTTGCGGGCAATATACTCATTAAGGTTACGCATTAGCCAAGATAAATCACTTAGACGGCTTCGCCATTGCTTGATAATCTCTTGGGCTGTATCAATTTCAGCTTGGCAGCTACTCGTGCCTTTTTGTAAGCGTTCAACCAGTGGGTGGTTATGGTAAAGCTGCTGCCAGCGCTGACAAACCTCTTCGTCACTCCAAGCCAGAGCTTCATTTTCATCAACATACACAACAAGATGATAATGGTTCGACATAACGGCATAAGCCGCTACATCAATGGCAAAAACAGACGTTAAAAATCGAATGCGGTCAACCATCCATTGTCTGCGGTGTTCAAAGCTTTGATTAGTGTGACTATCTTCGCCACATAAATAAGCTCGACGTACACAGCGAGAGATTAAGTGATAATAACGAGTATCTTCAAGGGATACTTGTTTGCTACGTGCTTGAGTCATGTTAAACACCACTTTACTGTAGATTATTTAACCATAGTAAAGAGAAGTGAATAAATCAATAATGTTGGGTGTCCTATTATTTACGCTTCCTATTATTTACGCTTTATTTACGTCCTCCCTGAGGGCGAGGCTTTGGATTCAAAGCACACAATCTAATTTAAAGTGCGTATGGCTTGTAGTCTTGAAATTCCCATGTTCCAATAAGGTTTAACTTCGTACCAATATCTTTCCAGTTATTACCACTACATGTCTCACAAAAATCTATTATTTTAGCCTTTATGATATCAACATCGTATTCGGAAACGATCATCATTTGAAAACCGAAAATCACCTTTTCATCTATAATTTGTGATTTTAGCCAATGTAAAGTACAAACCTGAATATCAAACGATTCTTCACCATCTGCATCATCTGGTCCAATCATTGCCCTAATATATATGCAAAAGTTATCTTCATCATCAGGCCAAAAAGAATCTAGCTCAAAATCAATCCCATTTAAATTTTTTAATTTTGCTTTCATCACTTAATCAACTATGTCTAAATGTCCATTCCCTACAGGCTTAGTACCTGCAACTGTTTTTCTTTCAAAGTTAGCTTGTACCCCAGTTGTAGCCTGCGAGCTATTAGGTTTAGCTGTCGGAGGTCTATAGACTTTTAATCCATCTTTGCTGACGATAGATGAACCATCTTTAGATATTCTACTTCCTTCACCAACCCACGCTTGACCTAGTTTTTCTGATTCTGCCTTTGTCGCGCTACCTAAACCAAAATTTCCCTCTCCTTTTGCTGCTTCTCGCAATATTCCCATTTCCTTTGCAGTTTGAGTTGCAACTTTTGAAGCTCTAAGAAGTTGAACCCCCTTAGCAAAGGCTCCTACAATAGCACCGCCACCAAAAGAAAGCACATCCTCTGCGGCAGAGGCAGCAAATCCAGCCCCGTCTCCGTTATATCCATCAGCTAACGCTCCCATAACCATTTCACCATCAAAACCATTTCCTTGTAGGAATTGACCAGTTTCATAAATTAAGCCACCAAATGCAGTTAATGCATTCTGACCATCAGGATCTATATATTTGTATGGATTATTGTTCGCGTAAGCATAGCGGTTAAAGTTATGTACATTCGTAAAACCCTGTGGATCATTCGAATAAAACCGCCCGATAACTGGATCATAGTATCGTGCCTGCATATAAAATAATCGGAAATACGATCCAGACTACTTTCTTGTGGAAAAACAAGCGGTTCGCTTATGGAGAGAGCAATTCGTCCTTGGCTGCTTTTAAAAGATCATCCCATCCATCAGGAGGATGACCAGACTTTAACATCTTTTCGAATACTTTGTAAGCATCTGTTTTGCTACCGTAGGCACGTTTATTCTTCTCGTCATTGACCCAAGCATAAACAATGACTTTTGATTCTAGGTGATAACGAAAAAACAAACGGTACTGCTGGAAGAACTTTGCCCGAAACCAGTGTTTGTTTTCATCACCTAATGTGCTTCCTTGGCGAAATTCAGCACTGGTAGGGTCATGTGGTATTAATTCAAAGATTAGCCTTTGAATAGCGGCTAATCGTTTCGTGGCGTTCTTTTTAAGGTAACCTTTTGGATCTTTATCACGTAAAGTCTCAACTTGTGATTTCAGATTAAGGTACTGCTCTTTAAACAATGAATGAGTGTAAAGTGTCCAACCATTTACGATCATTGGTATCGTTTTTTGCAAACTTACTCGTCCTCATCCAATAACGGAGCATCTAAATCAATTTCAACACCTTCAACCAACGCATCAACGCTTTCTCGCATACTTGCTGATAACGGCTCTAGTCTTTCAGGATGAGCCTTCATATCACGCGCTATGAATGATAAAAACTCGCCAAGTACAGGGTCGCTTTCTTGCGCTGCTGCACGCGAGATAACAACGCTGCCATCAGACTGTATCGCGTATTTAATTTTGTCTTTCTTGCCTAAGTGCAACGCCTGACGTACAGGACTAGGCACCGTAGTTTGAAAACGGTCTGTCAATGTTGATTCAGTTTCTAAAGCAACTTGTGCCATAACAACCTCTATCTTTTACTTGTTTCAGTTATTTTGATTTTAGTATGAATGAAGAGGTAATGCAAACGCATTACCTCTTTTTAGTGAGCTAGAAAATGCTCAAGTTGCTTAACGCTGAAGGATGGGACTTGCCATAGACCTCAGCAAGCTTAGTGCGTGAAACATGGGTATAAATTTGTGTGGTGGAAATGTCAGCGTGACCTAACATTTCTTGTACATTACGCAAATCAGCACCATTATCAAGCATTGTCGTAGCAGTAGCGTGGCGGAACAAATAACAAGAGCCAGCACGTTTGATACCCGCCAACATAACATAGCGAGACACCATATCTGACAGCTTATTAGGTTTAAATCGTTTTCCATTATTCGCCAAAAATAATGCGCTACCTGAGCTGATGAATGAAATACGTGGTCTGATTTTACTCAAATAAAACGCAATCCATTCACAGCCGCGTGTGCTGATCGGCACAATACGTTCACGGTCACCTTTGCCTTTACGAACACGCACTTGTTGCTCATTTAAATCAACATCATCAATGTCTAAATTAGCAAGCTCTGTACGACGAATACCTGTCGCAAAGAAGGTTTCCATGATGGCTCTGTCACGCATACCAGTGAAGCCAAACACTAATGATTGATCAAGAATTTTCGAGATCTCAGTTTGTGTAAAAATGGCTTTAGGCAGTGGGCGACCTAACTTGGGCAGCTCAATATTTTCCAGCGTATTTGAACTGAGTAAATCCTTAACATATAGTTTTTCAACAAATGTTTTCACATAAGTCAGGTAGCCACGTTTACTGGCAACCGTCATAGGTTTGCCATCCAAGGGCTTGCGATACTGGTTGAGGTAAAGCATGTAGTCATCCATCAAATCTAAATCAATTTGGTCGATGTCATATACTCCCTTGGTTGCACACCACGCATTGAATTTATCCAATCCGGCAGCTTTATTCACAATGGTATCTGGCGAATCACCCTTTGCCTCACAAAGCTTTAGGTAATAAGGAATGTTGTCGCTGATCCGCTTAGTGACAGGCTTTTCCATAAATGACCTCCTTTACAAATGCCAACCCTTCATGAACATAGCCATCGAGCTTAGGTTTTTCCCAGTAAACAACTTCCTGTTGCCAATGGCGAATTCGCTTGCCAAAACGATAACCAACAGCAGAAATGATTTGTCCACGCTCATCCAATTTCGGGAACACTGCACAGCCTCTAAACAGTTCACTGCCAGAGGAGCGTATTAAGCCAACCGTTTGCATAGTGCCACGCATGGCACCACCTGATAAGGAACGAGCTTTAGGAACTTCAGTACCTAAGGTTCTGTCGCAAATACCAGCGTAACTATGATCTCGTAATTCGTCTGGTATACGGGAGGACTCCAGAACAAATTGTTGATACTGCTCGTTGGCTTCAAAGCACTCATGATAATAATCAAACATTTGCTGAATATAGATGTCTTCTAAATTCAACTGCCCCAATACCTGCATATAAGATGGTTGTTGTATATTACTCATTTGCGACCTCCATTAACTCCAAGCTTTCTGCGAATTGAACCACCTTGTTTGCGGTCGATGTGATGAGCATTGTGAACAATGCGATCAAGTACCGAGTCAGCAATAGTGGGGTCCCCAAAAGCTTCATACCAACTCGACATTGGATACTGAGAAGTAATGATCAGTGAACCTTTTTGATCACGCGATTCAATGAACTCAAATAACAAATGTCTTTGAGCAGCATTTAACGGAGCAACGCCCCAGTCATCAATTACAATGACTGAACCACGGTTGAGCTTTTTACAATACTGCGTAAATCGCTCTTCTTTATCCGCTGCCGTTAAAAGCAACAGCAGCTCGTTATATCGGAAAAAGAGAACACTTATACCTGCCATGATAACTTTATTGGCAAGTGCGCAAGCTAAATGTGTTTTTCCAGATCCTGTAGGGCCAGTAAAAACAACATGTTGATTGTTTTGAAGCCAATGTAACTCCGCCAAGTTTTCGACTTTGGCAGGATCTAAACCGGGATGTAGTTTATAATCGATCATGCCAATGACCGCATTAGGCCAACGCAATTTGGCCTGTCGCTGAAGCGTTTTAATGCGTTTATTTAGCGTTGATGACTCCTCCTCTGTGAGAAGATGGTCAAGTCGAGCTAAAAAGCTCTTGTTATCGAAAGCGCTGGAAGAAAACTGGACTTCCAACGCAGCCATAACACCTGTTAATTTGAGCTTCTCGCATTTATCAATCACTTTATCTCTAAGCTTCATGAGAACCTCCGTAGTACGCGCTACCACGCACATTTTCATGGGCTGCGATATATGCAGGTAGATTTTTGATACCGTCCTGCTCAACTTGAGCACGCACAACCAACTCCACATCCGAAACACTTAACATGTCATGTTGAAGCGCATACTCGCATGCATCGTTAAGCACATTGCTGCCTTTTTTATCGCTGAGTTTCATCAGCGCTCGACAACGTTTGCCTATAGCGCGAGAGCGTGGGTTATTTACCTTGGAGTACCAAAGTTCAACCATCTGGTTCACATGTGAACCAGATTCAACAGCCCATGCCAGATTTTTATCCATGTCATTACTTTCAAGATCGGCAAGGTGATCTGGGTGCATATGTTCTTCAAGGATGGTAGCGCCCATCGGCTCATCCGAAAGCTCATGCTCGGCAACAAGCTTGTGCATATGTATCACGCGAAGGTGCGTTAACGTAACGTAAACTTCAACCGTTTCACCATGAATCACCCAAGGCACAGAGTACTCATGCTTACGATATTTAACGGTATATTCAGTCGATACCTGTTGCACCATTTTCTCTACGATCATGTCAAAATCGGTATGAGGCAGAGGATTCAAGACACCTTTTTCATTTTTGTAAAAGAGATCATTGCGTGAGAAATCTAAGCCTTGAAAATTCAGATTATTCAACACTTCTACTTCTTTGCTAAGGTGTTGATTGACTTCTTTAAGGCTAAAGAAATCCCAATCCTGATTCATCGGAATGAGAATGCGTTGAGTAACAAATTTAACGCCAAGTTCAGCAAGTGCCTTATCCTGTGGACGGCCTACACGACAAGAATCCATTAGGCAGTTGTAGTGATCACCAAAAGCACTCACATTCTCAACAAAAGTGGGAATGAGACCCGGTTGTGAAACCAGTGCTTTTGCATTATCCATAACAACCACTTCGGTTGCACCACCGTAGTAAATAAACATACGACGCATAGATTCAATCCAATCAGCCGTGGTTTCACCGGGAGTGGCAAAGGCAAAGATCTTTTGACTAGAGCCTAGCACTGCAACAAAGACTTTAACCCATATCTTTTCACCGTTTGCGTTATAGCGAACTTTGGTGCCAGCGTAATCTATATAAACGACTTCACCCGCTGCATGGAGCTGTTTCATTGAAAGTTTGCAACGTTTCAAGGTTTTCTTGAGGGTGCGGCAAAAGTGTGAATAGCTCATTGCCGACATCGGATCTTCTGCATAATACTCAAGGTACAGAACTGTTATCGACTTACGCTTTCCTTTTTCTTTAGTACGCTCTTCCACAATATATTGAATTTTCGGCACACGCTTTTTTGCGTTCTTCAAGATATCAGGAAACATCAGCTTAATAAGCGCCTCATCATTGAGCTGTTCAGCCAGTAGGTGATCAACATCGTACTTTTCACAGCGCTTGTTAACTCTCACCATCGAAGAAGGTGATGCATTGGCAAAATCTGCTTGTTTACGAATAGTAATGTCAGGCAGCACGAATTTTGCGCGGATCGCTGCCCGGATTTGAGTTGGTTTTAACATGTGTTATTACCCTTATTTATCGAAAATAAAGGCACAGAGGGGCCAACAAGAAAATAACCAAACTTTCTTGACATGTGGCCCACTTACAACGACACTAATAACATCATCTATGCAAAAGATGTTTTTCAGAAGCCCTAGAGTTGCCGCTCATTATTGGGCTTCTGTCGTTTCTGCGCCAGAAAAATTGTTTACTACTTATACTGCTTAGTTTATTCAGCTAACTAGACATCTTTTTTCTCCTCGTTAAATGCTTGCTCTGCCAAAAATTGTGCAACGTCTTTTATTAAGGCGAATTTGCCGCGACGATGTGGCATTTCAAATGTGTGTACAGGAAAAACACCTCGCAATATCGCCTGCTTAACCGCATCCACCGAGCGATAATTTAATGCCCGATGTAACTGCTTCAGCGTTAGAATCGAAGACCCATGAAGTTTCAATAAATCTGCTTCAAGGGCTTTTGCCAGTTCCTGTTTTTCGGTCTCACTCAAGTTAAGTCACTCTCCTTTTGGAAATTAGCGGAACTTTTAGCGTAGAATGAGATTCAAGCCAGATCTACTTCGGGCAAGAACAAGCAATCGTTCTAGGTTTAATGTGCGGTAACTAGTTGATAGGTAATAAATAATTGATTTGATAAATTTTGATGAAGCTTATGAATTCTGACGAAAACCCATATACTTATACCAAAAATAAAT is a genomic window containing:
- a CDS encoding transposase, which encodes MSQNLLVFAIDVAAYAVMSNHYHLVVYVDENEALAWSDEEVCQRWQQLYHNHPLVERLQKGTSSCQAEIDTAQEIIKQWRSRLSDLSWLMRNLNEYIARKANNEDNCKGRFWEGRFKSQALLDEKAVLACMAYVDLNPIRAKMADTVQTAQYTSIFERIHDKASDVDNKETLPFTAKPLLGFIGNEHKSSAKGIAFSLLDYLTLIEETGKIIREDKRGKINEKFCPLLTALGIDSDDWLMLAEHFGKKYHQAVGSLAELNTFAAHTGRRWVGGHRQQALIFH
- a CDS encoding transposase — its product is MTQARSKQVSLEDTRYYHLISRCVRRAYLCGEDSHTNQSFEHRRQWMVDRIRFLTSVFAIDVAAYAVMSNHYHLVVYVDENEALAWSDEEVCQRWQQLYHNHPLVERLQKGTSSCQAEIDTAQEIIKQWRSRLSDLSWLMRNLNEYIARKANNEDNCKGRFWEGRFKSQALLDEKAVLACMAYVDLNPIRAKMADTVQTAQYTSIFERIHDKASDVDNKETLPFTAKPLLGFIGNEHKSSAKGIAFSLLDYLTLIEETGKIIREDKRGKINEKFCPLLTALGIDSDDWLMLAEHFGKKYHQAVGSLAELNTFAAHTGRRWVGGHRQQALIFH
- a CDS encoding immunity 8 family protein, translated to MKAKLKNLNGIDFELDSFWPDDEDNFCIYIRAMIGPDDADGEESFDIQVCTLHWLKSQIIDEKVIFGFQMMIVSEYDVDIIKAKIIDFCETCSGNNWKDIGTKLNLIGTWEFQDYKPYAL
- a CDS encoding RHS repeat-associated core domain-containing protein — encoded protein: MQARYYDPVIGRFYSNDPQGFTNVHNFNRYAYANNNPYKYIDPDGQNALTAFGGLIYETGQFLQGNGFDGEMVMGALADGYNGDGAGFAASAAEDVLSFGGGAIVGAFAKGVQLLRASKVATQTAKEMGILREAAKGEGNFGLGSATKAESEKLGQAWVGEGSRISKDGSSIVSKDGLKVYRPPTAKPNSSQATTGVQANFERKTVAGTKPVGNGHLDIVD
- a CDS encoding type II toxin-antitoxin system YhaV family toxin, whose translation is MIVNGWTLYTHSLFKEQYLNLKSQVETLRDKDPKGYLKKNATKRLAAIQRLIFELIPHDPTSAEFRQGSTLGDENKHWFRAKFFQQYRLFFRYHLESKVIVYAWVNDEKNKRAYGSKTDAYKVFEKMLKSGHPPDGWDDLLKAAKDELLSP
- a CDS encoding type II toxin-antitoxin system PrlF family antitoxin, coding for MAQVALETESTLTDRFQTTVPSPVRQALHLGKKDKIKYAIQSDGSVVISRAAAQESDPVLGEFLSFIARDMKAHPERLEPLSASMRESVDALVEGVEIDLDAPLLDEDE
- a CDS encoding tyrosine-type recombinase/integrase, producing MEKPVTKRISDNIPYYLKLCEAKGDSPDTIVNKAAGLDKFNAWCATKGVYDIDQIDLDLMDDYMLYLNQYRKPLDGKPMTVASKRGYLTYVKTFVEKLYVKDLLSSNTLENIELPKLGRPLPKAIFTQTEISKILDQSLVFGFTGMRDRAIMETFFATGIRRTELANLDIDDVDLNEQQVRVRKGKGDRERIVPISTRGCEWIAFYLSKIRPRISFISSGSALFLANNGKRFKPNKLSDMVSRYVMLAGIKRAGSCYLFRHATATTMLDNGADLRNVQEMLGHADISTTQIYTHVSRTKLAEVYGKSHPSALSNLSIF
- the istB gene encoding IS21-like element helper ATPase IstB → MKLRDKVIDKCEKLKLTGVMAALEVQFSSSAFDNKSFLARLDHLLTEEESSTLNKRIKTLQRQAKLRWPNAVIGMIDYKLHPGLDPAKVENLAELHWLQNNQHVVFTGPTGSGKTHLACALANKVIMAGISVLFFRYNELLLLLTAADKEERFTQYCKKLNRGSVIVIDDWGVAPLNAAQRHLLFEFIESRDQKGSLIITSQYPMSSWYEAFGDPTIADSVLDRIVHNAHHIDRKQGGSIRRKLGVNGGRK
- a CDS encoding Mu transposase domain-containing protein — encoded protein: MLKPTQIRAAIRAKFVLPDITIRKQADFANASPSSMVRVNKRCEKYDVDHLLAEQLNDEALIKLMFPDILKNAKKRVPKIQYIVEERTKEKGKRKSITVLYLEYYAEDPMSAMSYSHFCRTLKKTLKRCKLSMKQLHAAGEVVYIDYAGTKVRYNANGEKIWVKVFVAVLGSSQKIFAFATPGETTADWIESMRRMFIYYGGATEVVVMDNAKALVSQPGLIPTFVENVSAFGDHYNCLMDSCRVGRPQDKALAELGVKFVTQRILIPMNQDWDFFSLKEVNQHLSKEVEVLNNLNFQGLDFSRNDLFYKNEKGVLNPLPHTDFDMIVEKMVQQVSTEYTVKYRKHEYSVPWVIHGETVEVYVTLTHLRVIHMHKLVAEHELSDEPMGATILEEHMHPDHLADLESNDMDKNLAWAVESGSHVNQMVELWYSKVNNPRSRAIGKRCRALMKLSDKKGSNVLNDACEYALQHDMLSVSDVELVVRAQVEQDGIKNLPAYIAAHENVRGSAYYGGSHEA